In a single window of the Oryctolagus cuniculus chromosome 2, mOryCun1.1, whole genome shotgun sequence genome:
- the E2F6 gene encoding transcription factor E2F6 isoform X2: protein MRKALKVKRPRFDVSLVYLTRKFMDLVRSAPGGILDLNKVATKLGVRKRRVYDITNVLDGIDLVEKKSKNHIRWIGSDLHHLGAVPQQKKLQEELSDLSAMEEALDELIKDCAQQLFELTDDKENERLAYVTYQDIHSIQAFQEQIVIAVKAPAETRLDVPAPREDSVTVHIRSTKGPIDVYLCEVQQDPPSRKAARSKGPERPEQEENPPQQGEALPETNN from the exons AAGCTCTAAAAGTGAAGAGACCTCGTTTTGATGTATCACTGGTTTATTTAACTAGAAAATTTATGGATCTTGTCAGATCTGCGCCTGGGGGTATTCTTGACTTAAACAAGGTTGCAACCAAACTGGGGGTGCGGAAACGGAGAGTGTACGACATCACCAACGTGCTCGACGGAATCGACCTGGTGGAGAAAAAGTCCAAGAACCACATTCGCTGGAT AGGGTCTGACCTTCACCATCTGGGAGCAGTGCCCCAGCAGAAGAAGCTGCAGGAGGAGCTCTCCGACCTGTCGGCGATGGAGGAGGCGTTGGACGAGCTGATTAAGGACTGCGCCCAGCAGCTGTTTGAGCTGACGGACGACAAGGAGAACGAGAG GCTGGCCTACGTGACCTATCAGGACATCCACAGCATCCAGGCCTTCCAGGAGCAGATCGTGATCGCCGTGAAAGCTCCGGCGGAAACCAGGCTGGACGTGCCGGCTCCCAGAGAG GACTCGGTCACGGTGCACATCAGGAGCACCAAGGGGCCCATTGACGTGTACCTGTGTGAGGTGCAGCAGGACCCCCCGAGCAGGAAGGCTGCCAGAAGCAAGGGTCCGGAGCGCCCCGAGCAAG AAGAAAATCCGCCCCAGCAAGGGGAAGCGTTGCCTGAGACGAACAACTGA